One window of the Buchnera aphidicola (Meitanaphis elongallis) genome contains the following:
- the leuB gene encoding 3-isopropylmalate dehydrogenase — MTRKYKIAILPGDGIGPEIMKEGYKVLKVIKNNFCMDIQTKEYDVGGIAIDKYGIALPKSTLDGCICSDAILFGAVGGPKWNDLPSHLQPERGALLPLRKHFNLFANLRPAQLYHGLEELSPLRFDITSKGFNVICVRELIGGIYFGTPKGVKHINSKKYAFDTEIYYQYEIERIAHIAFKLALTRKCVLTSIDKANVLETSVLWRQVVNKVSLEYPTVKLSHLYVDNAAMRIISHPEQFDIILCSNLFGDILSDECAIITGSIGLLPSASLNEKNFGLYEPAGGSAPDIQGKNIANPIALILSIGMLFRYSFQLDAIADIINEVVHEALSLGYRTKDISNSNNYFSSTSEMGDIISNLLSCRRIK, encoded by the coding sequence ATGACTCGAAAATATAAAATTGCTATTTTACCAGGTGATGGAATTGGACCTGAAATAATGAAGGAAGGATATAAAGTATTAAAAGTTATTAAGAACAATTTTTGCATGGATATTCAAACAAAAGAGTATGATGTTGGAGGGATCGCAATAGATAAATATGGTATTGCACTACCTAAAAGTACATTAGATGGATGTATATGTTCTGATGCTATTTTGTTTGGTGCCGTTGGAGGTCCAAAATGGAATGATTTACCGTCTCATTTACAACCGGAAAGAGGAGCTCTATTACCTTTGCGAAAACATTTTAATTTGTTTGCAAATTTGAGACCTGCTCAGTTATATCATGGATTGGAAGAATTATCTCCTCTTCGTTTTGATATAACTTCGAAAGGATTTAATGTTATATGTGTACGTGAATTAATAGGAGGTATTTATTTTGGAACTCCTAAAGGTGTGAAGCACATAAATTCTAAAAAGTATGCGTTTGATACAGAGATATATTATCAGTATGAAATTGAAAGAATTGCTCATATTGCATTTAAATTAGCTTTAACTAGAAAATGTGTTTTGACTTCTATTGATAAAGCTAATGTATTGGAAACCTCTGTGTTGTGGAGACAAGTAGTTAATAAAGTATCTTTAGAGTATCCTACAGTAAAATTATCTCATTTATATGTTGATAATGCTGCTATGAGGATAATTAGTCATCCTGAACAATTTGATATAATTTTATGCTCTAATTTATTTGGTGATATACTTTCAGATGAGTGTGCGATTATTACTGGTTCTATAGGATTATTACCTTCAGCTAGTTTGAATGAAAAGAATTTTGGTTTATATGAGCCAGCTGGTGGTTCAGCACCTGATATTCAAGGAAAAAATATAGCTAATCCTATCGCGTTAATTCTTTCAATAGGTATGTTGTTTAGATATAGTTTTCAATTAGATGCAATAGCAGATATTATTAACGAAGTAGTACATGAAGCTTTAAGTTTAGGTTATCGAACAAAAGATATATCGAATAGTAACAATTATTTTTCTAGTACTAGTGAAATGGGCGATATTATCTCTAATTTGTTATCTTGCAGAAGAATAAAATGA
- a CDS encoding YggS family pyridoxal phosphate-dependent enzyme, which produces MLKIQENLKKIHEKILTIRKKYYVPQKKIKLLVVSKSRSIQEIKTAILCKQYEFGENYIQESLFKIKTFKNIKWHFIGHIQSNKTRIISTNFDWCHTVKNEKIAKKLNKHRYNIAPKLNILIQIDIRDNFSISKININNFKNLIKKIILLKNLNLRGVMGMPYKFIHYNDQVKSYQNVPLYFSIMKDIHPDVDTISIGTSHDMQAAIISGSTLIRIGSYIFD; this is translated from the coding sequence ATGTTAAAAATACAAGAAAATCTAAAAAAAATACACGAAAAAATTCTTACTATAAGAAAAAAATATTATGTTCCTCAAAAAAAAATAAAACTATTAGTAGTCAGCAAATCACGATCTATTCAAGAAATAAAAACAGCAATTTTATGCAAACAATATGAATTTGGAGAAAATTACATACAAGAAAGTTTATTTAAAATTAAAACCTTTAAAAACATTAAATGGCACTTTATTGGTCATATTCAATCCAACAAAACACGTATAATTTCTACTAATTTCGATTGGTGTCATACTGTAAAAAACGAAAAAATAGCTAAAAAATTAAATAAACATCGATATAACATTGCTCCAAAATTAAATATTTTAATACAAATAGACATTAGAGATAACTTTTCTATATCAAAAATAAATATAAATAATTTTAAAAATTTAATAAAGAAAATAATACTATTAAAAAATTTAAATTTACGTGGTGTAATGGGTATGCCTTATAAATTTATTCATTACAATGATCAAGTAAAATCATACCAAAACGTACCATTATATTTTTCCATCATGAAAGATATACATCCTGACGTAGACACTATATCCATAGGAACCAGTCACGATATGCAAGCTGCTATAATATCTGGAAGTACTTTGATAAGAATAGGATCATACATCTTTGACTAA
- the trmB gene encoding tRNA (guanosine(46)-N7)-methyltransferase TrmB: MIADNIVTSKYNENGTYLRGVHSFVSRSRKLSGSKYNFLNKYWPKFGVNFQSTYLKINNIFYANSPIVLEIGFGMGESLSNTALKNLSKNFLGIEVYLPGIISCLKHIRAYRLKNVRIVYHDAVEVLTSMIYDKSISKIQMFFPDPWPKRRHCKRRIFTKNFAKLIFRKLVHNGILHISTDCQSYAEEIVSIVRSLNTCNNLFNRNDYNVGYNFRPITKFERRGMDLGHTIFDLIFKF; this comes from the coding sequence ATGATAGCAGATAATATAGTTACATCAAAATACAATGAAAATGGTACTTATTTACGAGGCGTACATAGTTTTGTATCTAGAAGTAGAAAATTGAGTGGTAGTAAATATAACTTTTTGAATAAATATTGGCCTAAATTTGGAGTGAATTTTCAATCAACATATTTGAAGATAAATAATATTTTTTACGCTAATTCTCCAATAGTTTTAGAAATTGGATTTGGAATGGGTGAGTCTTTATCAAATACTGCTTTAAAAAATTTATCTAAAAATTTTTTAGGTATTGAAGTTTATTTACCAGGTATTATATCATGTTTAAAACATATTCGTGCGTATCGTTTAAAAAATGTTCGGATTGTTTATCATGATGCAGTAGAAGTATTAACTAGTATGATTTATGATAAAAGCATATCTAAAATTCAAATGTTTTTTCCTGATCCGTGGCCTAAAAGACGTCATTGTAAAAGAAGAATTTTTACAAAAAATTTTGCTAAACTTATATTTAGAAAGTTAGTTCATAATGGAATATTACATATATCTACTGATTGTCAATCGTATGCAGAAGAAATTGTTTCTATAGTGCGTAGTTTGAATACATGCAACAATTTATTCAATAGAAATGATTATAATGTTGGGTATAATTTTCGTCCTATTACTAAATTTGAAAGAAGAGGGATGGATTTAGGACATACTATATTTGATTTAATATTTAAATTTTGA
- the mutY gene encoding A/G-specific adenine glycosylase translates to MNSLLSFPQLVLNWYHKNGRKDLPWKIENSPYHTWISEIMLQQTQIKTVIPYYKKFVKTFPNIHVLANSSINDILKIWSGLGYYTRAHNLYSAAKIVIKNYNGKFPNNFFDIIRLPGIGRTTAGAILSFGFNFYACILDGNIKRVLLRYFSIHANTSIKIEKKLWSKVELITPIYNTNKFNQAMIDIGSLICSKHKPKCNICPINKKCTSYIKNDWSTYPIIKRKIVTTKRNIFFLIIQHQHFIFLNKHKFNNIWKGLYCFPIFHSQKDVLRWIKRKKITIKNQEIFPSFLHKLLHLQLLCIPIRIEVKTPFLVDTKSQCNIWLNILKPSCIGFPSPIQKIFKTHFFFNT, encoded by the coding sequence ATGAACTCACTACTTTCTTTTCCACAATTAGTATTAAATTGGTACCATAAAAATGGAAGAAAAGATTTACCTTGGAAAATAGAAAACAGTCCTTATCATACCTGGATATCTGAAATTATGTTACAACAAACACAAATAAAAACGGTAATCCCTTACTATAAAAAATTTGTAAAAACTTTTCCAAATATTCATGTTTTGGCAAATTCTTCTATAAATGATATACTAAAAATATGGAGCGGGTTAGGATACTATACTAGAGCACATAACCTATATAGTGCTGCTAAAATTGTTATAAAAAATTATAACGGAAAATTTCCAAATAATTTTTTTGATATCATTAGATTACCAGGAATAGGTCGAACTACAGCAGGTGCTATTTTGTCGTTTGGATTCAACTTTTACGCTTGTATTCTTGATGGAAACATAAAAAGAGTGTTGTTAAGATATTTTAGTATACATGCAAATACATCAATAAAAATTGAAAAAAAGTTATGGTCTAAAGTGGAACTGATAACACCAATATATAATACAAATAAATTTAATCAAGCTATGATAGACATAGGATCTCTAATTTGTTCAAAACACAAACCAAAATGTAATATATGTCCTATAAATAAAAAATGTACATCTTATATAAAAAACGATTGGTCCACATATCCAATAATTAAGAGAAAAATAGTTACAACAAAAAGAAACATATTTTTCTTAATCATTCAGCATCAACATTTCATTTTCTTAAATAAACACAAATTTAATAACATATGGAAAGGATTATATTGTTTTCCAATATTTCATAGTCAAAAAGACGTTTTAAGATGGATAAAAAGAAAAAAAATTACAATTAAAAATCAAGAAATATTTCCATCATTTTTACACAAACTTTTACATCTTCAACTATTGTGTATACCTATACGCATTGAAGTAAAAACACCATTCTTAGTTGATACCAAATCTCAATGTAATATTTGGTTAAACATTTTAAAACCTTCATGTATAGGATTTCCATCACCTATACAAAAAATTTTTAAAACACATTTCTTTTTTAATACTTAA
- a CDS encoding oxidative damage protection protein: MNKNVFCYFLKKYAISLKKPPYPGKLGEKIYKNISELAWKQWMSQQTKIINEKKLNMIDVNDRKTLELHMIDFLFHQKKNV; encoded by the coding sequence ATGAATAAAAACGTATTTTGCTATTTTTTAAAAAAATATGCTATTAGTTTAAAAAAACCACCATATCCAGGTAAATTAGGAGAAAAGATTTATAAAAATATTTCAGAATTAGCATGGAAACAATGGATGTCTCAACAAACAAAAATAATCAATGAAAAAAAATTAAATATGATTGACGTAAACGATCGAAAAACATTAGAATTACACATGATAGATTTCCTTTTTCATCAAAAAAAAAATGTATAA
- the murI gene encoding glutamate racemase produces MNFKIKFQKNAACNMLIFDSGLGGLSIYKKMKKNFPNANYIYACDNAAFPYGEKEEHFIIERCLKIIDLISNRINVTMVILACNTISVTSLLILKNNFNFPIIGIIPNIAEATKITKNKVIGLLATKITIHNHDIQKKILSMSENFTIKTLHDEKLVRIVEKKLKYNSIKIETINSILKPWHYESSTPDTIILGCTHFNFLKKEIKRLFSKKINIVDSSPIIPKNIYNVLKTNTIKKQHIAFFSKPITHHIPLSCLFNKYDFLKFKTLCI; encoded by the coding sequence ATGAATTTTAAAATCAAATTTCAAAAAAACGCAGCATGCAACATGTTAATATTTGATTCAGGTTTAGGGGGGTTATCTATTTATAAAAAAATGAAAAAAAACTTCCCAAATGCAAATTATATTTATGCATGTGACAATGCAGCTTTTCCATATGGAGAAAAAGAAGAACATTTCATTATTGAAAGATGCTTAAAAATAATTGATTTAATATCTAACAGAATAAACGTTACCATGGTAATACTCGCATGTAATACAATTAGTGTTACAAGCTTATTAATTTTAAAAAATAATTTTAATTTTCCCATTATCGGTATCATTCCAAATATAGCAGAAGCTACTAAAATTACTAAAAATAAAGTTATTGGTCTTCTCGCAACTAAAATCACTATTCATAATCATGACATACAAAAAAAAATTTTGTCGATGTCTGAAAATTTTACTATAAAAACATTACATGATGAAAAATTAGTGAGAATAGTAGAAAAAAAATTGAAATATAACTCTATAAAAATAGAAACAATTAATAGTATATTAAAACCATGGCATTATGAATCCAGCACTCCGGATACGATTATATTAGGATGTACACATTTTAATTTCTTAAAAAAAGAAATAAAGCGTTTATTTTCAAAAAAAATTAACATAGTAGATTCCAGTCCTATTATACCAAAAAACATTTATAATGTTTTAAAAACAAACACTATTAAAAAACAACATATTGCCTTTTTTTCAAAACCTATTACGCATCATATACCTTTATCATGCTTATTCAATAAATATGACTTTTTAAAGTTCAAAACACTTTGTATATAA
- the sbcB gene encoding exodeoxyribonuclease I, giving the protein MSKILKSNNCTFLFYDYETFGISPALDKPAQFACIRTDLNFNIIEVPIEFFCYSSIDYLPNPQSVLITGISPCHVKQYGLNEFEFACKVHEQFKIPNTCIIGYNNIYFDDEITRNIFYRNFIDPYEWSWKNGNSRWDILDVLRACYVLRPEGINWPVNVYNNYPSFKLSDISQSNKINHDHAHNAISDVYATLQVTQLLKEKQPKLFSYFFKHRKKAQLLKIIDICNIKPMIYISRFFGSSKKNFGLIAPLLWCSDNLNILISFDLTKNVESFLTYFSNVTAKTVKYSEMFDKGIILVHINRCPILAPVDVVNSENMIYLGIDYVMCKENLLLIRNSTFLKKKLEIINSDISKSNFENVDLQMYDAFFDSSEKRLIRVIHQLLKRRVFDRNLFISSKRIRSLLIRCIARNYPCMLNEKEKCIWKKHCNAIINKESIYEYTKNILNLLELHKNNFKNVLLLKDLLKYAFSIEKKVYNI; this is encoded by the coding sequence ATGAGTAAAATTTTAAAATCAAATAATTGTACTTTCTTATTTTATGATTATGAAACTTTTGGGATTAGCCCTGCTTTAGACAAACCTGCTCAATTTGCGTGTATTCGTACCGATTTAAATTTTAATATTATTGAAGTTCCTATTGAATTTTTTTGTTATTCTTCTATAGATTATTTGCCAAATCCTCAATCTGTTTTAATTACTGGTATTTCTCCTTGTCACGTAAAACAATATGGCTTAAATGAATTTGAATTTGCATGTAAAGTTCATGAACAATTTAAGATTCCTAATACTTGTATTATTGGTTATAACAATATTTATTTTGACGACGAGATTACAAGAAATATTTTTTATCGTAATTTTATAGATCCTTATGAATGGAGTTGGAAAAATGGTAACTCTAGATGGGATATTTTAGATGTATTACGTGCTTGTTATGTATTACGCCCAGAAGGAATCAATTGGCCTGTTAACGTTTATAATAATTATCCAAGTTTTAAATTATCTGACATATCACAATCTAATAAAATTAATCATGATCATGCTCATAATGCTATTAGTGATGTATATGCTACTCTTCAAGTGACACAATTATTAAAAGAAAAACAACCTAAGTTATTTAGTTATTTTTTTAAACATCGAAAAAAAGCGCAGTTGTTAAAGATTATTGATATATGTAATATTAAACCTATGATTTATATATCTCGATTTTTTGGTTCATCAAAAAAAAATTTTGGTTTAATTGCTCCGCTTTTATGGTGTTCAGATAATTTAAATATATTAATTAGTTTTGATTTAACAAAAAATGTCGAGAGCTTTTTAACATATTTTTCTAATGTTACTGCTAAAACAGTAAAATATAGCGAAATGTTTGATAAAGGAATTATATTAGTTCATATTAATCGTTGTCCTATATTAGCTCCTGTTGACGTCGTTAATTCTGAAAATATGATATATTTAGGAATAGATTATGTAATGTGTAAAGAAAATTTGTTATTGATACGTAATAGTACTTTTTTAAAAAAGAAATTAGAAATAATTAATAGTGATATTTCAAAATCAAATTTTGAGAACGTTGATCTGCAAATGTATGATGCTTTTTTTGATAGTTCAGAGAAGAGATTAATACGAGTAATACATCAATTGTTAAAAAGACGTGTTTTTGATAGGAATTTATTTATTTCGAGCAAAAGAATTAGATCATTGCTAATACGTTGTATAGCTCGAAATTATCCTTGTATGTTAAATGAAAAAGAGAAATGTATATGGAAAAAACATTGTAATGCGATTATAAATAAGGAGAGTATATATGAATATACAAAAAATATTCTAAATTTATTAGAGTTACATAAAAATAATTTTAAAAATGTATTGTTGTTGAAGGATTTATTAAAATATGCATTTAGTATTGAAAAAAAAGTTTATAATATTTAA
- the pyrE gene encoding orotate phosphoribosyltransferase: MNNWKQKFIQFCFEKKILQFGNFVLKSGQKSSFFFNFSLFNSGNDLEKLGFFYAKTIIKNKTNYDALFGIAYKGIPIVISTVIALNKYFNINVKYCFNRKEIKNHGEQGMFVGKFLEKNMLILDDVITSGSSIQNIANILESYSTDNNLTLNVIVALDRRKNKNINFKTTKKKHNIKITSIINIQDIIYYIKNNKNLCSYIDNKKDILILPTK; encoded by the coding sequence ATGAATAATTGGAAACAAAAATTTATTCAATTTTGTTTTGAAAAAAAAATATTGCAATTCGGCAATTTTGTACTTAAATCAGGGCAAAAAAGTTCATTTTTCTTTAACTTTAGTTTATTCAATTCAGGAAATGACCTTGAAAAACTAGGTTTTTTTTATGCTAAAACTATCATTAAAAACAAAACTAACTATGACGCACTATTTGGAATAGCATACAAAGGTATTCCCATTGTTATATCTACAGTAATAGCATTAAATAAGTACTTTAATATTAACGTTAAATATTGTTTTAATAGAAAAGAAATCAAAAATCACGGAGAACAAGGAATGTTTGTTGGAAAGTTCCTAGAAAAAAACATGCTTATATTAGATGACGTTATCACTTCTGGATCATCTATACAAAACATAGCAAATATTCTTGAATCTTATTCAACTGATAACAATCTAACATTAAATGTTATAGTTGCTTTAGACAGAAGGAAAAATAAAAACATTAATTTTAAAACTACGAAAAAAAAACACAATATAAAAATTACTTCTATAATAAATATTCAAGATATCATTTACTACATAAAAAACAATAAAAACTTATGTTCTTATATAGATAATAAAAAAGATATACTTATTTTACCCACTAAATGA
- the dut gene encoding dUTP diphosphatase → MKINIDIKILDSRIGAKFSFPDYVTTGSSGLDLRACIVSQEEHVLPNTTVLLPTGIAIHIKDPFIAALILPRSGLGHKNGIVLGNLVGLIDSDYTGQIMVSMWNRSTQPFVITSGMRIAQMVFVPIIRPIFNIVNTFSIGNNTRKSKGFGHSGLK, encoded by the coding sequence ATGAAAATTAATATTGATATTAAGATTTTAGATTCTCGTATAGGTGCTAAATTTTCCTTTCCAGATTATGTTACTACGGGATCGTCAGGTTTAGATTTAAGAGCATGTATTGTATCTCAAGAAGAACATGTATTACCTAATACTACTGTTTTATTACCTACTGGAATAGCTATACACATAAAAGATCCATTTATTGCTGCTTTAATCTTGCCAAGATCAGGTTTAGGACATAAAAATGGTATTGTATTGGGTAATTTGGTAGGGTTAATTGATTCTGATTATACAGGTCAGATTATGGTATCTATGTGGAATAGAAGTACTCAACCATTTGTAATAACTTCTGGTATGAGAATAGCTCAGATGGTTTTTGTGCCTATTATTAGACCTATTTTCAATATTGTAAACACATTTTCTATTGGAAATAATACTAGAAAGAGTAAAGGATTTGGTCATTCGGGATTAAAGTAA
- the rplI gene encoding 50S ribosomal protein L9, with the protein MQVILLTKVENLGNLGDIVRAKPGYVRNFLVPFGKAMVATKINIALVLKKKEKLEQKILEKLSLAKLRAEKVKMVTQPVVIFSKSRKEGKLFGSVGSRDIAELLSSLSGVEIKKREIFLLNGVFRKIGEYNIVFKPHHDVAVTIMINIVSKEET; encoded by the coding sequence ATGCAAGTTATTCTTCTTACTAAAGTAGAAAATTTAGGAAATTTAGGTGATATAGTGCGTGCAAAGCCTGGTTATGTGCGAAATTTTTTAGTTCCATTTGGAAAAGCGATGGTGGCTACTAAAATCAACATTGCACTAGTTTTAAAGAAAAAGGAAAAATTAGAACAAAAAATATTGGAGAAATTATCTTTAGCTAAGCTTCGTGCTGAAAAAGTTAAAATGGTAACTCAACCAGTTGTCATATTTTCTAAATCTAGAAAAGAAGGTAAACTATTTGGTTCTGTAGGATCTCGTGATATTGCTGAATTGTTATCTAGTTTGAGCGGAGTAGAGATAAAAAAAAGAGAAATTTTTCTTTTAAATGGAGTGTTTCGAAAAATTGGTGAGTATAATATAGTGTTTAAACCTCATCATGATGTTGCGGTAACTATTATGATTAATATTGTTTCTAAGGAGGAAACATAA
- the rpsR gene encoding 30S ribosomal protein S18, whose protein sequence is MVRYFRRRKFCRFTADGIKEIDYKDISILKNYITESGKIVPSRITGTKAKYQRQLARAIKRARYLSLIPYTDQHQ, encoded by the coding sequence ATGGTACGTTATTTTCGTCGTCGTAAATTTTGTCGGTTTACTGCTGATGGAATTAAAGAAATAGATTATAAAGATATTTCTATATTAAAGAATTATATTACAGAAAGTGGAAAGATAGTTCCTAGTAGGATTACAGGTACTAAAGCAAAATATCAGCGTCAGTTGGCTCGTGCGATTAAGCGAGCGCGTTATCTTTCTTTAATTCCTTATACAGATCAACATCAATAA
- the rpsF gene encoding 30S ribosomal protein S6, producing MRHYEIIFLLHPDHSEQLPNIIEQYKKLIFDDQGKVHRLEDWGRRQLAYAIGKLHKAHYVLMNIEVSPHLIKELSDKFRFSDIIIRNIIICLKKPITEASPMVRCRDDKKLNSEVH from the coding sequence GTGAGACATTATGAAATAATATTTCTTCTTCATCCTGATCATAGTGAACAACTTCCAAACATAATTGAACAATATAAGAAATTAATTTTTGATGATCAAGGTAAAGTTCATAGACTAGAAGATTGGGGAAGACGTCAGTTGGCATATGCTATTGGAAAATTACATAAAGCACATTATGTATTAATGAATATTGAAGTATCTCCACATTTAATTAAAGAGTTATCAGATAAATTTCGATTCAGTGATATTATAATACGAAACATTATCATATGTTTAAAAAAACCAATAACGGAAGCATCTCCAATGGTTCGTTGTAGAGATGATAAAAAGTTAAATAGTGAAGTTCATTAA
- a CDS encoding adenylosuccinate synthase, whose protein sequence is MTKDSIVILGTQWGDEGKGKIVDFLTETADYVVRYQGGHNAGHTLVVDEKKIVLHILPSGILHNSTVAIIANGMVLSPVHFLNEINMLKQHNYNVQDRIIISESCHLIFNYHIAMDIAREKKRGKYSIGTTQCGIGPAYEDKVARRGLRVGDLQDWSFFSRQLRDNVDYYNHQLVSFYHADGIVYQDIVNDIFKIKNFLIKMTDDVSRVLESARLNNKLVVFEGAQGTLLDIDHGMYPYVTSSNSISGGVCIGSGIGPSNIRNVLGVVKSYSTRVGNGPFPTEVYGDLDTHFCINGNEFGSTTGRRRRTGWLDTVLLQRSISINSISKLCLTKLDVLDNLKKIKICVGYEDKESGFKYRKIPCCYKDWKMVNPIYEVMEGWDNKTLGITNFYDLPILAKQFIFRIEEILGISIDIISTGPNRRDTIVRNI, encoded by the coding sequence ATGACAAAAGATAGCATTGTTATTTTGGGTACTCAGTGGGGAGATGAAGGAAAAGGAAAAATTGTAGATTTTTTAACTGAAACAGCAGATTATGTTGTTCGATATCAAGGAGGACATAACGCTGGACATACATTAGTTGTGGATGAAAAAAAAATTGTTTTGCATATTTTGCCTTCTGGAATTTTGCATAATAGTACTGTAGCTATAATAGCTAATGGTATGGTTTTATCACCTGTTCATTTTTTAAATGAAATTAATATGTTAAAACAGCATAATTATAATGTACAAGATCGTATTATTATATCAGAATCATGTCATTTAATTTTCAATTATCATATTGCTATGGATATAGCTAGAGAAAAAAAGCGCGGAAAATATTCTATTGGAACAACTCAATGTGGCATTGGACCTGCTTATGAAGATAAAGTAGCTAGAAGAGGGTTGCGTGTAGGTGATTTACAAGATTGGTCTTTTTTTTCTCGTCAGTTAAGAGATAATGTGGATTATTATAATCATCAATTAGTAAGTTTTTACCATGCTGATGGTATTGTTTATCAAGATATTGTTAATGACATATTTAAAATAAAGAATTTTCTTATAAAAATGACTGATGATGTTTCGAGAGTTTTAGAAAGTGCTAGGCTTAATAATAAATTAGTTGTGTTTGAGGGAGCTCAAGGAACCTTGTTAGATATAGATCATGGCATGTATCCATATGTTACTTCTTCAAATAGCATTTCTGGTGGTGTATGTATAGGTTCTGGAATAGGACCATCTAATATAAGAAATGTTTTGGGAGTTGTCAAATCATATTCTACTAGAGTTGGAAACGGTCCTTTTCCAACAGAAGTTTATGGTGATTTAGATACTCATTTTTGTATTAATGGAAATGAATTCGGTTCTACTACAGGTAGAAGACGTCGTACTGGTTGGTTAGATACCGTATTACTTCAAAGATCTATAAGTATTAATTCTATATCTAAATTGTGTTTAACTAAGTTGGATGTACTAGATAATTTAAAAAAAATTAAAATTTGTGTAGGTTATGAAGATAAAGAAAGTGGTTTTAAATATAGGAAAATTCCTTGTTGTTATAAAGATTGGAAAATGGTGAATCCTATATATGAAGTAATGGAAGGTTGGGATAATAAAACGTTGGGAATTACTAATTTTTATGATTTGCCTATTTTAGCTAAACAATTTATTTTTAGAATTGAAGAAATATTAGGTATTTCTATTGATATAATATCTACTGGTCCGAATAGACGTGATACTATTGTCAGAAATATATAA